A single Eubalaena glacialis isolate mEubGla1 chromosome 18, mEubGla1.1.hap2.+ XY, whole genome shotgun sequence DNA region contains:
- the NR1H2 gene encoding oxysterols receptor LXR-beta isoform X2: MSTPATSSLDTPLPGNGPSTPSSSPDGKEDGSEPCPGADPDVPGTNGANSASVVDTAEEPERKRKKGPAPKMLGDELCQVCGDTASGFHYNVLSCEGCKGFFRRSVIRGGAGRYACRGGGTCQMDAFMRRKCQQCRLRKCKEAGMREQCVLSKEQIRKKKIRKQQQQSSPTGLGVGSSSASGPGASPGGSDGGGQGSGEGEGVQLTAAQELMIQQLVAAQLQCNKRSFSDQPKVTPWPLGADPQSRDARQQRFAHFTELAIISVQEIVDFAKQVPGFLQLGREDQIALLKASTIEIMLLETARRYNHETECITFLKDFTYSKDDFHRAGLQVEFINPIFEFSRAMRRLGLDDAEYALLIAINIFSADRPNVQEPSRVEALQQPYVDALLSYTRIKRPQDQLRFPRMLMKLVSLRTLSSVHSEQVFALRLQDKKLPPLLSEIWDVHE; encoded by the exons ATGTCCACCCCCGCCACGAGTTCCCTGGACACCCCCTTGCCTG GAAATGGCCCTAGCACCCCCTCTTCTTCACCTGATGGAAAGGAGGATGGCTCTGAGCCGTGCCCGGGGGCTGATCCTGATGTCCCAGGCACTAATGGGGCCAACTCAGCTTCCGTCGTGG ACACAGCAGAGGAGCCGGAGCGCAAGCGAAAGAAGGGACCGGCTCCAAAGATGCTGGGCGACGAGCTGTGCCAGGTGTGCGGGGACACGGCCTCTGGCTTCCACTACAACGTGCTCAGCTGCGAAGGCTGCAAGGGCTTCTTCAGGCGAAGTGTGATCCGAGGCGGGGCCGGGCGCTACGCCTGCCGGGGCGGTGGAACCTGCCAGATGGATGCCTTCATGCGGCGCAAGTGCCAGCAATGCCGGCTGCGAAAATGCAAGGAGGCTGGGATGCGGGAGCAGT GCGTCCTCTCCAAAGAACAGATCCGGAAGAAGAAGATtcggaagcagcagcagcagtcgTCACCCACAGGGCTGGGAGTCGGCAGCAGCTCAGCCTCTGGGCCTGGGGCCTCCCCTGGAGGGTCTGACGGGGGTGGCCAGGGCTCCGGGGAAGGCGAGGGTGTCCAGTTAACAGCCGCTCAGGAACTAATGATCCAGCAATTGGTGGCTGCTCAGCTGCAGTGCAATAAACGCTCCTTCTCTGACCAGCCTAAAGTCACG ccctggcccttgGGCGCAGACCCGCAGTCCCGTGATGCTCGCCAGCAGCGTTTCGCCCACTTCACGGAGCTGGCCATCATCTCAGTCCAGGAGATCGTGGACTTCGCCAAGCAGGTGCCTGGCTTCCTGCAGCTGGGTCGCGAGGACCAGATCGCCCTCCTGAAGGCGTCTACCATTGAG ATCATGCTGCTGGAGACAGCCAGACGCTACAACCACGAGACCGAGTGCATCACGTTCCTGAAGGACTTCACCTACAGCAAGGATGACTTCCACCGCGCAG GCCTGCAGGTGGAATTCATCAACCCCATCTTCGAGTTCTCGCGGGCCATGAGGCGCCTGGGCCTGGACGATGCTGAGTACGCCCTCCTCATTGCCATCAACATCTTCTCGGCCGACCGGCCCAACGTGCAGGAGCCGAGCCGAGTCGAGGCGCTGCAGCAGCCCTACGTGGACGCGCTGCTGTCCTACACCCGCATCAAGAGGCCACAG GACCAGCTGCGTTTCCCCCGCATGCTGATGAAGCTCGTGAGCCTGCGCACGCTCAGCTCCGTGCACTCGGAGCAGGTCTTCGCCCTGCGGCTCCAGGACAAGAAGCTGCCGCCTTTGCTATCGGAGATCTGGGACGTCCACGAATGA
- the NR1H2 gene encoding oxysterols receptor LXR-beta isoform X1 — MSTPATSSLDTPLPGNGPSTPSSSPDGKEDGSEPCPGADPDVPGTNGANSASVVVILDTAEEPERKRKKGPAPKMLGDELCQVCGDTASGFHYNVLSCEGCKGFFRRSVIRGGAGRYACRGGGTCQMDAFMRRKCQQCRLRKCKEAGMREQCVLSKEQIRKKKIRKQQQQSSPTGLGVGSSSASGPGASPGGSDGGGQGSGEGEGVQLTAAQELMIQQLVAAQLQCNKRSFSDQPKVTPWPLGADPQSRDARQQRFAHFTELAIISVQEIVDFAKQVPGFLQLGREDQIALLKASTIEIMLLETARRYNHETECITFLKDFTYSKDDFHRAGLQVEFINPIFEFSRAMRRLGLDDAEYALLIAINIFSADRPNVQEPSRVEALQQPYVDALLSYTRIKRPQDQLRFPRMLMKLVSLRTLSSVHSEQVFALRLQDKKLPPLLSEIWDVHE; from the exons ATGTCCACCCCCGCCACGAGTTCCCTGGACACCCCCTTGCCTG GAAATGGCCCTAGCACCCCCTCTTCTTCACCTGATGGAAAGGAGGATGGCTCTGAGCCGTGCCCGGGGGCTGATCCTGATGTCCCAGGCACTAATGGGGCCAACTCAGCTTCCGTCGTGG TCATCCTAGACACAGCAGAGGAGCCGGAGCGCAAGCGAAAGAAGGGACCGGCTCCAAAGATGCTGGGCGACGAGCTGTGCCAGGTGTGCGGGGACACGGCCTCTGGCTTCCACTACAACGTGCTCAGCTGCGAAGGCTGCAAGGGCTTCTTCAGGCGAAGTGTGATCCGAGGCGGGGCCGGGCGCTACGCCTGCCGGGGCGGTGGAACCTGCCAGATGGATGCCTTCATGCGGCGCAAGTGCCAGCAATGCCGGCTGCGAAAATGCAAGGAGGCTGGGATGCGGGAGCAGT GCGTCCTCTCCAAAGAACAGATCCGGAAGAAGAAGATtcggaagcagcagcagcagtcgTCACCCACAGGGCTGGGAGTCGGCAGCAGCTCAGCCTCTGGGCCTGGGGCCTCCCCTGGAGGGTCTGACGGGGGTGGCCAGGGCTCCGGGGAAGGCGAGGGTGTCCAGTTAACAGCCGCTCAGGAACTAATGATCCAGCAATTGGTGGCTGCTCAGCTGCAGTGCAATAAACGCTCCTTCTCTGACCAGCCTAAAGTCACG ccctggcccttgGGCGCAGACCCGCAGTCCCGTGATGCTCGCCAGCAGCGTTTCGCCCACTTCACGGAGCTGGCCATCATCTCAGTCCAGGAGATCGTGGACTTCGCCAAGCAGGTGCCTGGCTTCCTGCAGCTGGGTCGCGAGGACCAGATCGCCCTCCTGAAGGCGTCTACCATTGAG ATCATGCTGCTGGAGACAGCCAGACGCTACAACCACGAGACCGAGTGCATCACGTTCCTGAAGGACTTCACCTACAGCAAGGATGACTTCCACCGCGCAG GCCTGCAGGTGGAATTCATCAACCCCATCTTCGAGTTCTCGCGGGCCATGAGGCGCCTGGGCCTGGACGATGCTGAGTACGCCCTCCTCATTGCCATCAACATCTTCTCGGCCGACCGGCCCAACGTGCAGGAGCCGAGCCGAGTCGAGGCGCTGCAGCAGCCCTACGTGGACGCGCTGCTGTCCTACACCCGCATCAAGAGGCCACAG GACCAGCTGCGTTTCCCCCGCATGCTGATGAAGCTCGTGAGCCTGCGCACGCTCAGCTCCGTGCACTCGGAGCAGGTCTTCGCCCTGCGGCTCCAGGACAAGAAGCTGCCGCCTTTGCTATCGGAGATCTGGGACGTCCACGAATGA